The Natator depressus isolate rNatDep1 chromosome 8, rNatDep2.hap1, whole genome shotgun sequence genome window below encodes:
- the RGS1 gene encoding LOW QUALITY PROTEIN: regulator of G-protein signaling 1 (The sequence of the model RefSeq protein was modified relative to this genomic sequence to represent the inferred CDS: inserted 2 bases in 1 codon) — translation MLHDKQICSHQFERQFGSIKGNRHHRQQADNCSSQDYFFRSQPHIXTLSNMPGLFFPHNHPTELKEADCKLGEGKVHKRKQKAFGADLKSYLKSMVPHPESSIKSNSRNVTLSAEEVMQWSQSLEKLLASQSGQGAFREFLKSEFSEENIEFWLACEDYKKTKSDHLRDKAEKIYEEFVQIDAAKQINIDYHTRKATAKKAQDPTFTSFDEAQKTVYVLMERDSYPRFLKSEAYRNLLNKLQVNSVK, via the exons ATGTTGCATGATAAACAGATCTGTTCACACCAATTCGAGAGGCAGTTTGGATCAATAAAAGGCAACAGGCACCACAGACAGCAAGCAGACAATTGCAGCTCTCAGGACTATTTCTTCAGAAGTCAACCCCACAT GACACTAAGCAATATGCCAGGATTATTTTTTCCTCACAACCACCCAACCGAACTGAAAGAAGCAGATTGCAAGCTTGGAGAAGGCAAAGTTCATAAAAGGAAGCAAAAGGCTTT TGGTGCAGATCTGAAAAGCTATTTGAAGTCCATGGTACCACATCCTGAATCTAGCATCAAGTCTAACTCCAGAAATGTGAC GCTTTCTGCAGAAGAGGTGATGCAATGGTCCCAGTCTTTGGAAAAGCTTCTTGCCAGCCAAA GTGGTCAAGGTGCCTTCAGGGAGTTCCTGAAGTCAGAATTCAGTGAGGAGAACATTGAGTTCTGGCTGGCTTGTGAGGACTATAAGAAAACCAAGTCTGATCACTTGCGAGACAAGGCAGAGAAGATTTATGAAGAGTTTGTTCAGATAGATGCAGCTAAACAA ATCAATATTGACTATCATACAAGGAAAGCTACAGCTAAAAAGGCTCAAGACCCAACTTTCACGAGTTTTGACGAAGCCCAAAAAACTGTATATGTGCTAATGGAGCGGGACTCATATCCGAGATTCTTGAAATCAGAAGCCTACCGTAATCTTTTAAACAAGCTTCAGGTCAACAGTGTTAAGTGA